A genomic window from Nicotiana sylvestris chromosome 11, ASM39365v2, whole genome shotgun sequence includes:
- the LOC104246505 gene encoding uncharacterized protein, protein MAASGFSPRVFTAFPTRIFNENARILMFSGDNYVEWKEKVLLALGCSDLDLVLWVEEPPILTELSTLENKANYERWERYNRLSLMLIKSHISQSIRGSIPNSDKVKAYMKAIDEQFVSSDKVLASTLIKRLSSMTFDKSRTLREHIMEMRDIDTKFKSLEVDMSEPFLVHFILNSLPAEYGQFKISYNTHKDK, encoded by the exons ATGGCAGCGTCAGGATTTTCCCCGAGAG TCTTTACCGCTTTTCCTACTAGGATTTTTAATGAGAATGCTCGAATTCTAATGTTTTCTGGTGACAATTATGTTGAATGGAAGGAGAAAGTCCTTCTAGCTTTAGGGTGTTCGGATCTGGACCTGGTACTCTGGGTGGAAGAACCACCCATTCTCACGGAATTAAGTACGCTAGAGAATAAGGCTAATTATGAGCGGTGGGAGCGATATAATCGCTTAAGTTTAATGCTCATCAAATCCCACATAAGCCAAAGCATTAGGGGTTCTATCCCTAATAGCGATAAGGTCAAAGCTTACATGAAGGCAATTGATGAACAATTTGTAAGCTCTGACAAGGTATTGGCCAGCACCCTTATAAAGAGGCTCTCGAGTATGACTTTCGACAAAAGTCGTACATTGCGTGAGCACATTATGGAGATGAGAGACATTGATACTAAATTCAAGTCCCTTGAGGTTGATATGTCTGAACCATTTCTTGTGCATTTCATTCTCAACTCACTTCCTGCGGAATATGGCCAGTTCAAAATTTCTTACAACACACATAAGGATAAATGA